From the genome of Tenrec ecaudatus isolate mTenEca1 chromosome 1, mTenEca1.hap1, whole genome shotgun sequence:
CATGAGCAGGTGTATGTGGTGTGAGCCCCTGTAACAAACATGCACACAGCTATATCATGCCTGCTCATACACTTATGAGACTGCAGATAGAGGCCCGCCCACAGAACTCACAACCTCTCCGCGCTCCCAGATGTCCACACACATTCAAACGCACGCATCACACAAACCTAATCTTGGAAATTCTGGCACCGCTGCATGCAGGCATACACTTTGACCTCAAATGTACACACCTGAAATGACCTGTACCTAGTTCACACCTGCACATACCCCTTCCTGGGGATTTCACATAGACCAGAGACCAACCATGCCGCCATACAGTCACCCACAGGCTCAACTGCAACACCAAACCGTTTAGccatatgcacacacacgcacacccacagGACTGGTTCCTGTCCTTGCCACATTTTTTTGTATGACTGCCTTCTACCACAGACTCTAgatcaggggtcttcaaactacggccctcgggccacatgtggcccgccaaggacatttatctggcccactgggtgtttttgccccatttgtttttttacttcaaaataagatatgtgcagtgtgcataagaatttgttcatatttttttttaaactatagtccagccctccagtaggtctgagggatagtgaactggtcccctgttaaaaaagtttgaggacccctgctctagatggTTCTCAGTTTCTGAGCCTTGTCAGAACAAAGCACGGTCCATGGATGGCTCTGATCCCAGGCTGCCACGGTGACCCTCAGAGGACAAGGGCCACTCGCACTCTCAaaaatccatagtgaccctataggatagggaagaactgtgcctgtgagtttctgagaccgtaactccacagcagtagaaagcccgtcttccaaagagcagctgttcattctaaactgctgaccttgaggatcgcagcccaacacattaccacTAGGCCGTCAGGGCCCCCAACCCCGGGCCACTCCGGCACTTAGCACTGCACTCGCCCTGGCTTCCGCAGTACAGCGGTCATTACCTGTGCAAGCCAGCGTCCCACTTTGGCTCGCCTCCGCCTCTGCCCATTAGAAAGTTGGGTCAAGCTGATTGTACCCTGTGAGGCTAGTGGTCATGGAGGCTGGTAGAACCTCTCCCAGGTGACAACCCTTGAGGTCTTTGGACACTACTCCTCCCGTGACCCCGCTCTTCTTTTCCTTAGTGTTCTTGGCCGTCCTGGCTTTTGCCATCCTCTGAGTATGCCAAGGGCGCCTGCTCAGTTGTGTCTCTCTCTTGCTCAGAGCCTGTCCCCTGTCCCTCTTTGCTCTTCTCAGTCCTGCTGCCCCTTTGTCCAGGCCCCACCAAGGAGGCATGGATGTTACCCACCTCCTCAGCCAGGTCCTCCTCAGATTCTCCACTCAGGGTCTGAAGCACTTTGGACTTGTAGGTTTTCCAGAAGGCCTGGTTCATGGCTGCAGGGGAGCCGGACCCAGCACCCAGGCACTGGAAGGCCGTGGCTCAGTGGGCACCTGGTGGCTCTGGCTCCAGGAACTTGGTGAGTCCAAGAGACTGTCCCAGGGATCCGGTGACTTCATTAAAGTTGCACCAGCTTCCCCTGCTGGCACGGGCCCAGTGGGTGAACCTGATCCCAAGGAgtctgggatgggggtgggtgagggTTGCTGCCACCTCAGCCTTTCCCTTGACCCATATTGGCCAAGGATCATGAAGACATCTCTCTCCACAGAGGCCTCCTTCCTGGCGGCTAGGATGActtgagcctaagccttggaaagGCTCCAGATAAGCCCGCTTTTCCATTCATCAGGTATTTGGACCTTAGAGCCACCAGTGCCTTCAGCTGAGACCAGGCCCTGTGTCCGCAGCCAGTCTCCTtgaactggagagggaaggcccctAGGCCCCCAACCGGCACCCTCACCCTCGGCTTACATTTCCCTACTTTGTCTGAGCTGGAAACTGAGTCCCTCTCCCGAGGGATGCACGTGCCTGTCTCCTTGTTTCCTGGCAACAGGTTCTAAAGAGCTAGAACCCCTGAATTATTGCTGAGTTCCTGCAGCCTGTGCCTGAGAGctgcctctggccagcctgggcgGCACCAGGCAACAGCGAACCAACAAAGGCTCGTTGGCCCTCGAAACACCCGGCACAAGACACCTAGGCTCTGTCTGCCTTTGCAGTCAGAGAAAGGAGGCAGAGCCAGGCAGCTTCTCCAAACACCTCCTCTTCTTGATCCTCTCTCCTGGATGGCTAGCGGCCGAGCCCCACAAGGATAGCTGGGGAGTCATGAGAGGGCTTTGTCAGGGCCTGGAGGGGTCTCAGGAAGCAGTGTTGGGGCCGGAATCCAAACATTCCCACCCATCCATTCAGTAATTTTTTtctatccatttatttatttaaatcattttattgtgggctcatacaacttttttttaaataaatcattttattggggttcatacaactctttatcacaatccatacatacatcaattgagtaaagcacatttgcaccctcatcattctctaaccatttcctctccacctaagcccctggcatcagctcatttttccccctccctccttgctccccctccctcacgaacccttgataatttataaattcttcagtaatttattgatttattgATATCACAGGCATTTATCAATGCCGCCCCACCACGGAGCCTAGGGTTTGGGAGCCAGTAAGCGGTGACAGGTCAGAAGATGGAACTGAGATAGGCTGGGCCAGGCAAGGGCTGGGCAGCGCGGCGGAGCCTCCCCAGCTGCCCTGGAGGCCTGCGGCAGCCTGCTCCGTCCACACCGACGTCCCCCGCCGCCAGAGGGCGCTCCAGCAGCTAGCTGGGCCCGTGACGTCATCGAGGCGGGCCGGCCGCCTGCCTCCGCCCCCGGGCGTCGCGTGACGTCATCGAGCCGGCCGGAAGAGCCCGCACGTGTGCTGCCCACCGTGCTCCGGGCTCCAGCGGGCATGGGTCGCTCCCGCCGGACCGGCGCCCACCGCGCGCACTCCCTGGCCCGCCAAATGAAGGCCAGGCGGCGGCGGCCGGACCTGGATGAGATCCACCGTGAGCTGCGGCCCCAGGGTCCCGCCCGGCCCCCGCCCGGCCCGGACGCCGAGCCCGACCCGGACCTGCCGGGAGGCGGCCTGCATCGCTGCCTGGCCTGCGCGTGAGTCCGGGCCGGGcctggggaggtggagggggcgCGTGGGGATCAGGGAATGTGACGGCGGGCGGGGGTCGCCGTTTGCAACCCGTGGATCTTCCTGCCTCCGATTCCCGCAGTCCTGGAACCTGGCGTCAGGGAGGGAACGAACTCGGGGCTGAGAGGCAGGCGGGCGCACAGGGCACTACCTCCCCTTTGCCTTTCCCGTCCCCACAGGAGGTACTTCGTGGATTCCGCCAACCTCAGGACCCATTTTCGATCCAAAGACCACAAGAAAAGGTACGCGGGAGTCGGAGGCGACTGATGGGTGCCGGGCAGGTGGGCAGGCGGCTCCAGCTcctctcctcctttctcccaggcTGAAGCAACTGTGCGTGGAACCCTACAGTCAGGAAGAGGCTGAGAGGGCAGCGGGCATGGGCTCCTATGTGCCCCCCAAGCGGTTGCCAGTGCCCACAGAGGTGTCCACTG
Proteins encoded in this window:
- the ZNF593 gene encoding zinc finger protein 593; this encodes MGRSRRTGAHRAHSLARQMKARRRRPDLDEIHRELRPQGPARPPPGPDAEPDPDLPGGGLHRCLACARYFVDSANLRTHFRSKDHKKRLKQLCVEPYSQEEAERAAGMGSYVPPKRLPVPTEVSTDVPEMDTST